A single region of the Nicotiana sylvestris chromosome 6, ASM39365v2, whole genome shotgun sequence genome encodes:
- the LOC138870945 gene encoding uncharacterized protein — translation MASSLFKKLRLGVIRPTTLNLLLADRSLVMPEEIIEDVLVRVRKFILPSDFIVLDYKADEEVLIILGRPFLVTGGAFDVREGKLKMRVDDEEITFNVYKALKLPKNYEDLCMITFVD, via the coding sequence ATGGCATCATCTTTGTTCAAGAAACTCAGATTGGGGGTGATTAGACCCACTACACTCAATTTATTGTTAGCAGATAGGTCACTAGTTATGCCAGAAGAAATTATTGAGGATGTGTTAGTTCGAGTTAGAAAGTTTATTCTTCCTTCTGATTTTATTGTTCTTGATTACAAGGCAGATGAGGAAGTACTCATTATTTTGGGGCGACCATTCTTAGTTACTGGTGGAGCGTTTGATGTGAGGGAAGGGAAGTTGAAGATGAGAGTTGACGATGAGGAAATCACTTTTAATGTGTACAAAGCACTTAAGCTCCCTAAGAATTATGAGGACTTGTGCATGATTACTTTTGTAGATTGA